The Enterobacter asburiae genome window below encodes:
- a CDS encoding DUF2815 family protein translates to MKIKLNNVRLAFPALFEAKTVNGEGDPRFSAVFLMDPKHPQLDEVRKALKQVAKEKWGEKWETIYGQLEKKLNLCLHDGDEKAEYEGFPGNFFLNAANKARPAVIDRDRSPLIQADGRPYAGCYVNAVIDIWAQDNNFGKRVNASLGGVQFLRDGDAFAGGGVAAPDDFDDISEGADASDLV, encoded by the coding sequence ATGAAAATTAAACTGAACAACGTCCGTCTGGCTTTCCCTGCTCTGTTCGAAGCAAAAACCGTGAACGGCGAAGGTGACCCGCGCTTCTCTGCTGTTTTCCTGATGGATCCAAAGCACCCGCAACTGGACGAAGTCCGTAAAGCGCTGAAACAGGTAGCGAAGGAAAAATGGGGTGAGAAGTGGGAAACCATTTACGGCCAGCTGGAGAAAAAGCTCAACCTCTGCCTGCACGACGGGGACGAGAAAGCCGAATATGAGGGCTTCCCGGGCAACTTCTTCCTGAATGCTGCCAACAAAGCGCGCCCGGCAGTCATCGATCGCGACCGTTCTCCGCTAATCCAGGCTGATGGCCGTCCTTACGCCGGTTGCTACGTCAACGCCGTAATCGACATCTGGGCGCAGGACAACAACTTCGGAAAACGCGTGAACGCATCGCTGGGTGGCGTCCAGTTCCTGCGAGACGGTGACGCGTTCGCTGGCGGCGGTGTGGCCGCGCCGGACGACTTCGACGATATCAGCGAAGGCGCAGACGCTTCCGATCTGGTTTAA